From Kiritimatiellia bacterium, one genomic window encodes:
- a CDS encoding ATP-binding protein, translated as MTIISGKGGTGKTTLTASFAVLAKQSVLADNDVDAADLHLLIVPEIMEIHPFSGGYKAEIEGNKCIGCGKCASACHFDAIRFDGPGNDIVGQTYRIDSFACEGCGFCRLVCPVNAIRSEKAVTGQWFISATRLGPMVHARLGVAEENSGRLVTQVRNQAAKMADELHSDRIIGDGPPGTGCPVIASVSGTDLALIVTEPTVSGVHDMERVLKLTEHFRVPAFVVINKADLNAEQADHIVRIAEQYKSRVIGKIPFDRSVNDALMAGKTVVEYGRSAAAETIRGIWKEVERVLISHKTPRPFG; from the coding sequence ATGACCATTATCAGCGGCAAGGGCGGCACCGGCAAGACGACCCTAACCGCATCCTTTGCGGTATTGGCCAAACAAAGCGTGCTGGCGGATAATGACGTGGATGCGGCGGACCTGCATTTGCTTATTGTCCCTGAAATAATGGAAATTCATCCCTTTTCCGGCGGCTATAAGGCGGAAATTGAGGGCAACAAATGTATCGGTTGCGGCAAATGCGCTTCGGCCTGCCACTTTGATGCCATCCGTTTTGACGGGCCGGGCAATGATATTGTCGGGCAAACCTATCGCATTGATTCTTTTGCCTGCGAAGGATGCGGTTTTTGCCGGCTGGTGTGTCCCGTGAATGCGATCCGGTCGGAAAAAGCGGTTACAGGACAATGGTTTATTTCGGCGACAAGGCTCGGGCCTATGGTTCACGCCCGCCTGGGCGTTGCCGAGGAAAATTCCGGGCGCCTTGTCACTCAGGTGCGCAACCAGGCCGCAAAAATGGCCGACGAATTGCATTCTGACAGAATTATCGGCGACGGTCCGCCAGGGACCGGCTGCCCCGTGATTGCCTCGGTTTCGGGCACGGACCTGGCGCTGATTGTCACCGAACCCACGGTTTCCGGCGTGCACGACATGGAGCGCGTTTTGAAACTGACGGAACATTTCCGCGTGCCGGCTTTTGTGGTCATTAACAAAGCCGACCTTAACGCCGAGCAGGCGGATCATATTGTCCGGATAGCGGAACAATACAAATCGCGCGTGATCGGAAAGATACCATTTGACAGGAGCGTGAATGATGCTTTAATGGCCGGGAAGACGGTTGTGGAATACGGCCGGAGCGCCGCCGCGGAAACCATTCGCGGCATCTGGAAAGAAGTGGAGAGAGTTTTAATTAGCCACAAGACGCCACGGCCCTTCGGGTGA
- a CDS encoding DUF5320 domain-containing protein — MPGGDGTGPLGMGPMTGRAAGYCAGYGTPGYINPIPGRGFGMGFGR; from the coding sequence ATGCCAGGAGGAGATGGAACAGGACCACTTGGAATGGGACCGATGACGGGCCGCGCCGCAGGATATTGTGCTGGTTACGGAACACCCGGATACATAAATCCGATTCCCGGACGAGGTTTTGGAATGGGATTCGGACG
- a CDS encoding iron-sulfur cluster assembly scaffold protein: MGGLMEDVFFGRMNDPTGFGTINGPCGDSMEFYLYIRDGVIEDVKYYTDGCGNTRVCGLAVARRAYGRKITDALSISAGEIIRSGECEPEAGRHCAILAVSTLYRAVADYLLKP; this comes from the coding sequence ATGGGTGGTCTTATGGAAGATGTTTTTTTCGGGCGGATGAACGATCCGACCGGGTTCGGGACGATCAACGGACCGTGCGGCGACTCCATGGAATTTTACCTTTACATCCGCGACGGCGTGATTGAAGACGTGAAATATTACACCGATGGCTGCGGCAACACGCGTGTCTGCGGTTTGGCCGTTGCCCGGCGCGCTTATGGCAGAAAGATAACCGACGCCCTGTCAATCAGCGCCGGTGAAATCATCCGCTCCGGAGAATGCGAGCCGGAAGCCGGGCGCCATTGCGCGATTCTGGCCGTGAGCACGCTTTACCGCGCCGTTGCCGATTATTTGTTGAAACCTTGA
- a CDS encoding uroporphyrinogen decarboxylase family protein, protein MIHKPFQDMMMRARNERRRLVMPLIGFPGLNLTGCTIKLAQQNYGAHFRVMQAIVEAFQPDAVFPLMDLAVEANGLGRYTVFPTRESATVLKDEFSLDDLAVYEKINISFDTRLLGYVETVKLMSIGLPVSILKGAYVTGPYSLAALIMGADEAALATILRPDDLEKVCQFTTKKIRQYVQLLIAAGAQVICILEPSAVMLGPEHFQRFSADYVKHIIDSCRYSGVGTVYHTCGNTMHLVNKMAGAGVDAVSLDSPEAGVDLPAVARRLPPEVVVMGNINPTGVVLRGTPGEVKAEVTDLLRRMDPYPNFVLSTGCDLPLETPLENILAFMEAGRGYRING, encoded by the coding sequence ATGATTCACAAGCCTTTTCAGGATATGATGATGCGCGCGCGGAACGAACGGCGGCGGCTGGTAATGCCCCTGATCGGGTTTCCAGGACTTAACCTGACCGGCTGTACCATAAAACTGGCCCAGCAGAATTACGGCGCGCATTTCCGGGTGATGCAGGCGATCGTGGAGGCCTTTCAACCGGACGCGGTTTTTCCCCTGATGGATCTGGCCGTTGAAGCCAATGGTCTGGGACGCTACACCGTTTTTCCCACAAGGGAATCGGCCACCGTGCTGAAAGATGAATTTTCATTGGATGACCTTGCTGTCTATGAAAAGATCAACATCTCTTTTGACACCCGCCTGCTGGGATATGTGGAAACGGTCAAATTGATGAGCATCGGCCTGCCAGTCTCCATTTTAAAAGGCGCTTATGTGACCGGCCCCTATTCCCTGGCCGCCCTGATCATGGGGGCCGACGAAGCCGCCCTGGCCACCATTTTGAGGCCCGATGATCTGGAAAAAGTCTGTCAGTTCACGACCAAGAAAATAAGGCAGTATGTGCAACTGCTGATCGCGGCCGGCGCACAGGTTATCTGTATTCTTGAGCCGAGCGCGGTCATGCTCGGGCCCGAGCATTTCCAGCGTTTTTCGGCCGATTATGTGAAACACATCATTGACAGCTGCCGCTACAGCGGGGTGGGCACGGTTTACCACACCTGCGGAAACACCATGCACCTTGTAAATAAAATGGCCGGGGCCGGCGTGGACGCCGTCAGTCTGGATTCGCCCGAGGCGGGCGTGGACCTGCCTGCCGTGGCAAGACGCCTGCCGCCGGAAGTTGTTGTTATGGGCAATATCAACCCGACCGGAGTTGTTTTGCGCGGAACTCCGGGTGAAGTTAAGGCGGAAGTAACGGACTTGCTGCGCCGGATGGATCCTTATCCCAATTTTGTTCTCAGCACGGGGTGCGATCTGCCCCTTGAAACCCCGCTTGAAAATATCCTGGCTTTCATGGAGGCCGGGCGCGGTTATCGGATCAATGGATAA
- a CDS encoding NifB/NifX family molybdenum-iron cluster-binding protein codes for MKILVTAKGREMTDEVDPRFGRAKFFIIVDTDTNEVSAHDNSQNLNAAQGAGIQAAQGVVRLGAEAVISGNVGPNAFQTLNAAGVKMYLCPQATVEEAVNKFKAGELKEVSAANVQGHWN; via the coding sequence ATGAAAATATTGGTAACAGCCAAAGGCAGAGAGATGACTGACGAAGTGGACCCGCGTTTCGGGCGGGCGAAGTTTTTTATCATCGTGGACACCGATACGAATGAAGTGTCCGCGCATGACAATTCGCAAAATTTGAACGCGGCGCAGGGCGCGGGCATTCAAGCGGCTCAAGGTGTTGTCCGGCTGGGAGCGGAAGCGGTCATCAGCGGCAATGTGGGGCCCAACGCTTTTCAAACCCTCAATGCCGCCGGTGTAAAAATGTATTTATGTCCGCAAGCCACGGTGGAGGAAGCGGTTAATAAATTCAAGGCGGGCGAATTGAAAGAGGTTTCGGCGGCTAACGTTCAGGGACATTGGAATTGA
- a CDS encoding radical SAM protein: protein MDRKFKYLFGPVPSRRLGRSLGVDLVPFKTCTYDCLYCQLGRTTCKTIERREYAPVSEILAELKLKLKMENPPDYITLSGSGEPTLHSGIDALIAGIKKITAIPVAVLTNSSLLMNADVRSALMKADLVVPSLDAGDEAMFQRVNRPHPDITFEAMLSGLEQFCRVYRGKTWLEIFLLGGLTATDAEVAKIVKCIKNIGFTRIQLNSVARPPAEDYALPVPLAPLERYCGFFSPRAEIVAEYAPPPAIVADESSARDVLALLRRRPCSLQDVAAGLVIHPALAAKYIEKLLKQGVIQRVKTGAKDFYKAVSAGE from the coding sequence ATGGATCGTAAATTCAAATATTTATTCGGTCCGGTGCCTTCGCGCCGTCTGGGGCGTTCCCTCGGCGTGGACTTGGTTCCGTTCAAAACATGCACTTATGACTGTCTCTACTGTCAGCTCGGGCGGACCACCTGCAAGACAATTGAGCGGCGCGAATACGCGCCGGTTTCTGAAATCCTGGCCGAACTGAAACTTAAGTTGAAAATGGAAAATCCGCCGGACTATATCACGCTTTCCGGTTCCGGCGAGCCGACTTTGCATTCCGGCATTGACGCGCTCATTGCCGGAATAAAAAAAATAACCGCAATCCCGGTGGCCGTGCTGACCAATTCCTCTCTCCTGATGAACGCCGATGTGCGCAGTGCGCTCATGAAGGCCGATCTGGTGGTTCCCTCCCTGGATGCCGGGGATGAGGCCATGTTTCAGCGGGTTAATCGCCCGCATCCGGACATAACCTTTGAGGCCATGCTCTCCGGCCTGGAACAATTCTGCCGCGTTTACCGCGGGAAAACATGGCTGGAAATATTTTTATTGGGCGGACTGACGGCAACCGACGCGGAAGTCGCAAAAATAGTCAAATGCATTAAAAACATCGGTTTTACTCGTATCCAGTTGAATTCAGTCGCGCGGCCTCCGGCGGAAGATTATGCTTTGCCCGTTCCCCTGGCGCCGTTGGAGCGATATTGCGGCTTTTTCTCTCCGCGCGCTGAAATTGTTGCCGAGTATGCGCCGCCGCCCGCAATTGTTGCCGATGAGTCAAGCGCGCGGGATGTGCTGGCGTTATTGCGCCGCCGTCCGTGTTCATTGCAGGATGTGGCCGCGGGACTAGTCATTCATCCCGCGCTGGCCGCCAAGTATATTGAAAAACTTCTCAAACAGGGAGTTATTCAGCGCGTTAAAACAGGCGCGAAAGATTTTTACAAGGCGGTTTCAGCTGGTGAATAA
- a CDS encoding metal-dependent hydrolase, which yields MTNVGHNLTGIALGIICLPKGSSLLRTSVHLLVFITLSMMPDHDIPGWGHSNYRVSHSLFVHLLPMGVAIMLLAWKRGWRARLGGWPVVICGGLAWMSHFLLDTFYNHGAGLAMFWPFSATRVSLPIPCFSTLSHGPDSFWSHNLRVYAVETACYGPLVLLALAARMIFSKFCTPVRKI from the coding sequence ATGACCAATGTAGGACACAACTTGACGGGTATTGCGCTCGGCATTATATGCCTGCCGAAAGGCTCTTCCCTCTTGAGAACCAGCGTCCATTTGCTGGTTTTTATCACGTTATCCATGATGCCGGACCACGATATTCCCGGATGGGGGCATTCCAATTACCGGGTCAGCCATAGCTTGTTCGTCCATCTCTTGCCCATGGGAGTCGCCATTATGTTGCTTGCCTGGAAAAGGGGATGGCGGGCGCGGCTTGGCGGATGGCCCGTTGTTATTTGCGGCGGCCTGGCATGGATGAGTCATTTTTTATTGGATACGTTTTACAACCATGGCGCTGGGCTGGCCATGTTCTGGCCTTTTTCCGCAACGCGTGTGTCTCTGCCGATTCCGTGTTTTTCAACCCTCTCTCATGGCCCGGATTCATTCTGGTCGCACAATCTGCGCGTGTACGCCGTTGAAACGGCCTGTTACGGCCCGCTGGTGTTGCTGGCCTTGGCGGCAAGAATGATTTTTTCCAAATTTTGCACGCCAGTGCGCAAAATTTAG
- a CDS encoding NifB/NifX family molybdenum-iron cluster-binding protein, translating to MKTAISSWNGRIAPVFDVSRQIAVLETNGARVISRQTDNLETDEPFAKINQLMELGIDALICGAVSRPLADMITARGIKLIPFVAGEIEQVEGAYLTGNLGNAAFAMPGCCGRRQRFRGAGGGRGRGACFGGRRRAFM from the coding sequence ATGAAAACAGCGATTTCATCGTGGAACGGAAGAATTGCGCCGGTATTTGATGTTTCCAGGCAGATAGCGGTGCTGGAGACAAACGGCGCAAGGGTAATCAGCCGCCAAACGGATAATCTTGAAACAGACGAACCGTTTGCGAAAATAAATCAACTTATGGAGCTTGGCATTGACGCGTTGATTTGCGGGGCTGTTTCGCGTCCCCTGGCGGACATGATAACCGCGCGGGGAATAAAACTGATTCCGTTCGTCGCCGGCGAAATTGAACAGGTTGAGGGGGCATATCTGACAGGAAATCTGGGGAACGCGGCATTTGCCATGCCGGGATGCTGCGGCCGCCGGCAGAGATTCAGAGGAGCCGGCGGCGGCCGGGGCCGGGGCGCGTGTTTTGGCGGCAGAAGAAGAGCGTTTATGTGA